The window CGGGCTTCTAGGCGCTCGAGGTAGTGGGCGTAGGGCGCCAGCCGGGGCTCATCCAGCCAGGCGCGGAGCGTCTCAAAGCCGATCTCGAGCAGCTCCGGCTCGGCGAAGGCGGTGGCGGCCGCGGCGCGGGCGTAGAGACTCCTGGCCCGTTCAAAGCGGGCCGATGCCGCGCTGTCGCTGGTGTCGCAGCTGTACTGCATGCTGGCGTAGACGAAGACCTTGCCGAGTTCGCCCGCGAAGTCCTGCGAGGCCTCGAGCCAGTCCGCGAGCCTCTCGGGGCCTTCGCCCAGCCGCCCCTTGAAGCGCGCCAGGCTAGAGAGCGCCTCGCCGACCTCGCCAAAGGCCCGCTCCCAATCCTGCGGGCTTGCAAAGACGCTCGCTTCGTTCCAGCGCTGCGCCTCGGGGATGTCCCGGCGCCTCGCCACCTGCCCCCTCGCCATCTGCCCCCTCGCCATCTGCCCCCTCGCCATCAGCGCACCCCCGGGGTCGCGGCGACCGCCGTCGGCCCCGCCATCACCGTCTCGAAGTTTCGCGCCAACAGCGCGGCGGGATCGGGGTCTCTGCCCATAAACTCGCGGAAGAGCTCGGCGGGCTCGGCGGAGTCGCCCCTCGAGAGGATGGCGTTCAGGTAGTCGCGACCCGTCTCGCGGTTGAAAATGCCCTCGGCCTTGAAGCGGCTAAAGGCGTCGGCCTCCAAGACCTCCGACCACTTGTAGGAGTAGTAGCTCGCCGCGTAGCCGCCCGCGAAGACGTGGCTGAAGGCGGCGATGAAGTTGTTGTC of the Deinococcota bacterium genome contains:
- a CDS encoding oligoendopeptidase F; translated protein: MARGQMARGQMARGQVARRRDIPEAQRWNEASVFASPQDWERAFGEVGEALSSLARFKGRLGEGPERLADWLEASQDFAGELGKVFVYASMQYSCDTSDSAASARFERARSLYARAAAATAFAEPELLEIGFETLRAWLDEPRLAPYAHYLERLEAR